The Lytechinus pictus isolate F3 Inbred chromosome 14, Lp3.0, whole genome shotgun sequence genomic sequence gacttgagGGATTGTGTTTGGCAAGGAGAAAagttaaaaaatgaacaaaaatcttTAAAGCAATCTTCTTAGGTGATGgtcacaacccccccccccccctccaaaaaaaaaagaaaaaaaagaaagagccTTCTCAGCGACCGGGCAGCGAGTTTTTAGCAAATTTCGGCCGGGCTGCGAACCGCGGCCGTCCGCGGGCACCCCTGGTTTTGGGGGCATCGCTCGGTCGCCGCTCAAGATTTAGCGCGGAGTTTAGCTTCAGCCACAACTCAGAGCGGCGACCGACCGATCAGTAGCCTGCTTGGGCGCCGCTGGAATTTAGGCAACGATTTTTGTAGAATTCGAGCGGAATTTAAAATCGGTGGCCGAGCGGCGCCCTGTCAATTATCCATTACTCAAGGCCAAATCTGGGTCAAATCGggaatttttttctgtttggcAACCGAGCGACCGGCTGACGACCCAACGATTCCCAAGCGGTCTCCCACTGGACACCTGTCCGTTTTTTAAGTAATCGCGCGATCGATCTTGAATTCGCCGCGAGATCATCGACCGATCTGTGAGCGGCCGGCGACAGGCCGGTGAACGCTTGATCTTAGGAGTTCGATTTTTTACCTAAATCGTTTGTCGGCGACCACTCGATTATGTCGGCGCCCGGACGGCGACCACCCGGGCACCGAGCGTATTTAGGGCGGCGAGTGGAAAGTGAGCGGGCGCCGCCAGAATTTTAACTCCGCGCTGAATCTTGAGCGGCGACCGAGCGATGAAAACCAGTGGTACCCGGACGGGAGCCGCTCGATTCCCGGGCGTAATTGGCTAAAAACTCGCCGCTCGGTCGCCGAGCAGACTAATTTTGGGGGTCGTGACCTTAGCCTAAAATTCTTGATTAAAGGTTGTCGAGCGGTCATCGCCAGCCGCAGGCTGCTCAGAGATCGGTGTATGATATCGCGGCGAATTCAAGGTAGGTCAGGCGATTAGTTAAAATTAGGCCGGTGGCCAGTGAGTCGTCAGCCGATCACTGATCGGACGCCAAACAGCTAAAATTTCCCCTGATTTGGCACTGAGTAATGGATAATAGACCATGTAGACAGGGCACTGCTCGACTTCTACAAAAATCGTCGGGCGACTCAGATGCCTAAATTCCAGTGGCTCCCGAGCAGGCTACTAGGAATCGGTCGGTTATACCTCTCTGAGTTGTGAATGGAGCCTTAGTTAAAGTACATGACACTGTCCTCTCATCATTTACGTCAACTTCCACCCATGTACCTCATTCGgaggttccatgacaattgctccgccgacaattacTGCtacgccgatatttgctccaccgaaaactgctccgccgacatgtaTATACTCTGCAGACATTAGCTCCGCAAAATGCGACGATTGCTCCGCATgatgcgacaattgctccgcatAATGCGACAATTATTGCTCCCGAAATTGCTCCACCGCCATTTTGCTCCGCATAATGCGGCTATAGTTCCACCGCTCCGAGGACATTTAATCCGTAAAATGCGACAAATGATCCACAAGCATGACGATGAAATTTTGGATCTGggatatatttattatttatcacGGCCTGGTTTTCATTCTTTCCTTATTAATTAGTTTATTTGTAGTTTTATGCATGCACTTACTGACAATGGGTAGCATTATTATTGTCAGCAACATAATAACTGCTCCCCACAACGGACCTGTACGCATTTTACATACaatttgataaaatgaaatcaGTATATTTACATAATAACACTAAACGAATTTTAATGCAATAACCTATAGTTTTCTTGTAAACTaactaaacaaacaaaattcaaaattttcaatctaaacaattaaacattaatttgggttggattcaatgcaattttaaaaaacaaacacagATAAATATGTCGTTGAAAATTTAATACACTCCTTTATTTTGTTATCAACCATGCTTGATTTATTAAAGGTTGAATATGTTACAACATTGTTAttcaagattttaaacacttcttTATACACTTTACTAAATATAAACAGAAGTGTATAAGATTTTAAACAACGTATTAATTTTAtctatgtttgttttttaaaagtACATCGAATCCATACCAAATTCTAACTTTTTTTAACGGTTGtgattttcaaggggggggggggggctcggacCGGATGCAccccctcccctggatccgccagtgcatttatttattcatgcattcatttgtCATTTATTTAGCATTTTATCTGATCACTAATTTATCTATTTACCTTTTCTGTTTAAtgattcatttatctatttttcgGTGGGGGTGGTGTAATTCTTCTCTTTGCGATCTCTCTTTACACCATTCTATACAGCGACTCACCGCTTCATGACTTAGTGACAGAAGCTTTGGTCGTCGTAGTCTCTTTTGGCGGGATATACAACTATCCTCCCTTGCAGCTGGAATCGACGTGTACGATGGATTTGAAAGATTACCCCTACGATCAACATGTAAAGTAAATTCATGATATTTGGACCCTGTTTCACAAACTTAGGTGCACGTATATGCTGATGTAAATGTTGAAGGACATTATCTAACTGATAATGTTGAGAGTCATGTTTGGCCTAGATTATTCACTCAGGTTATAGGTTGGTGTTTAATATACAGAGGGCGATTAAGTCCATGAGGAGGAAGAAAGAACGAACctaagagagagggagggggtggggagcggggagagaggggggagaaatAGATAATGAATGGAGAAATCCGGGTCGTGTATAACATCAccatatttttctatattttattgAGAATATTACTGACGTCGTCCTAAGGTCGTCAAAATATACCATTGTGCTGTCCATTAAAGCGCCAAGAAAAATTGAAGCGGCACACAGTGGCCTGTGTGTCAAGACAACTCAAAATAGAAAAGGGTGTGCTCCTCTTTTAATTGTTTCTATAGGAATGCAGTATGAAGTTCGGATCATGGTCCTATTCAAACACTACAATAACCGTTCATCCTATATTCGACACCATCGACTTGACAGAGACTACTCCGGATGACCATCCGATCTGGGAGATCGTCGACTCAAAGGTCACGCGTGAGGCGTTTACCTACCAATGCTGCCCTGCCTCTTACGACAGTGTTACGTTCTCCGTATTGGTACGTCGACGAGAGACCCACGGCCGAATCGCATCTTCTGTCATAACGACATGGCTCATTCTCGTCGTCTTCTTGATCGGGCCGTCGTCGGCTGGGAAACGGATCATATTCGCAGGGCTCATCTTTGTCGCTTTGGTGGTGCTCTCTGCAGCTGTTAGTGCCGAGGTTCCCGCCTTTTCGACGACCAGGCTTGGTCGGTTCATCATCGGCGGAATGCTCATCGTCGCTGTCGTCAGTATTTACAATGGCCTCGTCTACCGCTGCTACCCCAGGGAAAAGCCAGGGCAGCTTATTGTAAGAAAATACATTAAGATCGCAACCTTCTCTAAAGGCGGGCGCGTGGCGGTCGTGCGGGGCGGATGATACGAATACAAAAATGACCTTTTTATATTCTGGCTCTATACTCATAATGCGGGAACGCCACACCTAcatatatgttattattattttactggACTCCCAGCTGGCACCAGGGACGGACGAAAGATTAATAACGCAAGATGGGGATGGGGAAGATGGGTTGACcccctttttcaaaatttcatctaaaatgGTTCCCATGTCATTGCCACCCCCtcataaaataaatgtaaaaggAACAAAAAGCACATTGAACATATTAAGTGGGCGAGAGGGAAATGTTATCAGGAATTCGGAGGGCGGGGCCCCTCCCCCTTCTTTGCACCCGCTGTTGTTGTGATCCCAATCATAAAATGGAATGGATACTATTAACAACAAGGAGAATAAAGAAGAGTGaattattttatacaaaaaagaaGTTAATTGCACGTGCAGGCACGCATATATTTATGGCACTTCTATATGCCTATACGTTATATCTCTATGAGAAGCACACTGACAGTTTGTTTACTAAAAGGGGTTTGTAGATTCAAATAACAAACTGTTATAggggaaataaaatatgttccAGAAAGTCTTTGTTCAGTCGAAAACTTCATCCCTCGAGAAGTCTTTGATAGAAACTCGAACCTTCGACGTCATTTCTACCGATATCTTTGTGTTCAAGGGATATCCTatgtttagatttagattttattcattttccgttcacaaagcacaacaaaatcaaaataaatcaaaacatattaaGTGGGTGggtgtccacaccagagaagtattgaaacaccagtttggaatcaaaccgatgctgttttaatactaattggtgttgtacaaACAtttatctggtgttagaccaaaacgaaactggtgttgttttacactcctctggtgtggacatatatagatttcgggctggtgttaaatcaacaccagagtttttgcagtgtaccaaGCCTTTCATCTTGTATTCTATCACTCTTTCCATTTCTTTGCAGGAAGGAGACAGCTCAACTCGATCGCGGACCATCGTCATCGTCGATGTCGCGGCTTGCGTTTGTACTGCCGTCATCCTCGGCATTTCGACAGGCGCACTTTTTGTCTAAAAGCAATCCAGTGTAATTTTCGGTcatgattatgataaaaatgttaaattctATTAAGCCTATAGCAATGTTGAAGTCACTgacgtatttttttattatttgtatttgggTTATAATAGGTGGTAGGgtaacaaaattttattttagacAGTCAAAGAGTTTtcattacacacaaaaaacaacattgccAATCGctctttgaagtttgatgtcACTGAAAAGTGGCTAGTATTACACCTCTTACGATATGATAAGTTTTGTTTGCTATTCTCGTATATGGTATCCTTTGTCCATATTTCGACATTCATTTTCAAAGGCCAGAATGATAGAATGATATGAATAGCAATTGTAATTATAATTACATCGAGGGGTTTACTTtggtataattattttcaaggaACTTTCCCGCATGTTAACtaataattaatttctttaacCTTTTTCACTTTTTGTAGCCAATTTGAAATAGAAT encodes the following:
- the LOC129276355 gene encoding neuronal acetylcholine receptor subunit alpha-2-like, producing the protein MKYSFAYLALVGVALLTCAVAQNADDYARLRKSLFRDYDKELLPRFDGVNRVDMAMTLIKLRGLDIFKGTIDVNAWLVMNWIDPRLSWNPADFGNIHEIRVRPSEIWVPDITLYNSDSPLHDLVTEALVVVVSFGGIYNYPPLQLESTCTMDLKDYPYDQHECSMKFGSWSYSNTTITVHPIFDTIDLTETTPDDHPIWEIVDSKVTREAFTYQCCPASYDSVTFSVLVRRRETHGRIASSVITTWLILVVFLIGPSSAGKRIIFAGLIFVALVVLSAAVSAEVPAFSTTRLGRFIIGGMLIVAVVSIYNGLVYRCYPREKPGQLIEGDSSTRSRTIVIVDVAACVCTAVILGISTGALFV